Within the Tursiops truncatus isolate mTurTru1 chromosome 12, mTurTru1.mat.Y, whole genome shotgun sequence genome, the region ACAGAACCCATTTTCACTGAACCCTATAATCATTTCCTTTCCAAATtctattctctccttttcctctcaaTATTATCTTAGTTTAGCATATATCTGCGAAAgacttttttcttccaaaaagacAAGCATGGTGATCAGGGAGGGCCGTATGGAGCCCAGCCACCACCCAGCTCCAAAGTGTAAtggttgtgtgaccttgtgcatgtcatttaacctctctgcgTCTCACTTACCTTATCTGCAGTGGTACTGACCTCACAAAGCTGTTGTGATGAGCGAGTAATGTAAAACTTACAGAGCAGTGCCAAGCACATAGTAAATGATCAGAAAGTTTAAACTATTATCATTCCAGTTTTTCCATCAAACCAAACAGTACCCTCCCCCTAAGCAGCCCAGGGATTACAGTGGAAAACCAAATCAGAGATAAATCGAAGGATTAAGCATGTTCAGAAACACTGCCTTATTAACTTTTTACTAAGATATAATGATTAAATGTAAAGACACTATAATCAACTCCTAATTAGTATTTGGAATaactacatatatgtgtatgtaaaccCAAACATTTACTtagaagatacaaaaaaatcagtatttgtcttgctctttcttcAGACTGTTCTCTCAATTTTCAATACTGCCACATAATTTTATAactaaatttttattacatttgaaCACTTCAAAGAgctataattttgaaataaattttgctATGATTAGAGAAAATCTACTCAGGAAGTACAATATACATGAATTTACGGTACCTGTCCAAATATTACCagcatataaattattttgtaaagttaTTTCTTACACACAGgatgtaaaatgcaaaaaaaagatggaatttgTATTCAGAACAAATAGAAGCAATATTGGCTCCTATATGCTAAAAATataagacatattttttttctaaagcactCTAGATACAAATATTAACTGTATGGgctgagaacttttaatttcaatgTAATTCAACAAGGTACACAAGTAGAGCTCTATAAATATATCCCCTGTAATAACCATATGCAAAACCATTTTATCACAAATACTACCAAAACCCTCTGAAAAACATAATctacaaacacatttttaaagaaattcttagTTTTAACAACTACAAAAGCAATGAATATCAATAAAGCTATTtggcttaaaaaaatgaaggGCAGTGTAATGTAAATCCCAATACTGCAAAGTTGTTTTTTGAGGAGGCAGTCTTGAGTTTCTTAATACAAGGTACTaaacatttccaaaaataaataagagttaTTCTATACAGTTTAAAGTCATCAGCTAgagctctaaaaagaaaaattaagcagtaGATGAAAAGTAGGTATGCAGAATTAACAGTATAAAGTATGATTTTTATACAAAATGTACCACTCTTCAAATGTGTAAGGCTTGATATGAATTTTTGGACTATGAGTGTTGCACATCATTTTTAGTTTCAAACCattcaaaattcagaatttttataacgttttaatatttctgaagcGAATAAATATGGTATAGAATGCAATTTAATGTCAACTTACCTATACTGTTCCACccagtaaaaataaaaccttttttgaGCTCAGGAAAGAATGTATCTTTTGAACACTTGATCTCTCTATAAACTCTACTTTTAGAAATGTCAGAATTTTGTAATATGAACTAATATCCATCAGGAATTGGCCCaagtttaaagagaaaacaaaaaggagacgTAAGATGTCAAATAGTCTTAAGTTTGCCCTATGCGATTATACAGTCATAATTACTTTTTACATGAAAGAAAAGtgctttaaagtaaaaaatacttTCGTAAAAGTTATTAGTATTATTCTTAACATCCAAGTCTAATTTTCCAAATTAGTTCCATTTCCTTTGAAAAGTACCCTTCTGCCACAATGTAAACAAAAAATGGTCCATAAAATGGGACATTACTCACATCATAATTTGTGGTATGGGCCCTTAAATCGAGACCAAATCTTAACCCAAGATAGAGAGATTTTATCTCTTGCACATGCCCAAAATAACTAATATCAACTCACTTTTTCTGTAAGCcttgaagaatttttatttaacataacgAGAGgtttatttaacatattaaatacTACGTAGCACTCTTCTGTCGCTGTTCACCAACTGTTTTTATGACGGTAACTCCGAGATCTGGAATGCGATCGAAAATGAGAGTGTTTTGCTGTTTGTGCTTTAGTTTCAGAATTGGTATACCCTTTGGGAGATTTACATGGGGATCTTGCTATGGAGTCAGAATGTCTTCCATGTGATCTTGATTTTGTTCCTGAGCTAGTCTGCTTTTGAGGTGAGCTTGATTGTGATTTTCCTATCGACTTGGACCTTTTTTGCAAGGACTTGGACCGTGACCGTCCTCTAGAACCAGAATTCCTTCTTGGGGTTCTTGACTGCCTTGCTGAGGTAGATCGCCTTGGTAGTGATTTGGAGCGAGATTTAGACTGGCTGTAAGAAAATCGCCTGTGTCGGGACCTGCAAACATCCATAATATCAGAGTATGTATTTCACACAAAAATACATAATAGGTTAGGAAACAACACTTTCAGGAACTTATATACTTTACATAACATTAGTTATGTTTTTATTGGATAAGCTAAAAGAAACTCTAATTTTATCATGCATGCTTCTGGTTCAAACATAAGTACAAGTTTGTAATATCTGACCAAAAGATTTTGACTTTGCTAGATATCAATGTATCTTATGAGCcagttctgaaaaatatatttattttgcatatttagtCTGGGTTACATAATCCTAAGAGGTTAGAaaatctgaagggaaaaaaaagaaagaaagaaaatatttaaagcttATCAAATGTTTATAAAGACATAAACCTAGATGGAGGACTTCTGAATCCTGCCATGACAGAGCAGCTTGTTCTAGACTAATCTTCCCATAGAAAAGAGCTATGTAAAAAAGGTAGACAACATTTATAAAACAACTGTTAAAAGGCACTGGAGAATTACCAACACAAGCAGAACTCGAGGGGTTATAAGCCATGGCTCTTTTCCTAAGACCATTTTCCAAATGCCAGCATGGCAGACTTGAGCCCAACTAGAAAACAGCTATTGGACTAAGCTGCAGAGACAGAAGTTAGAATTCAGGGCCACGAAAATGGCTAGGACTGGAGAGACGAAAATCCCAGAGGTGAGGACACCGCAGGCAACCCCCATCCCCTAAGATCTGCCTACAAGTTCTCCTCAGGTCGCTGGCCATCTTCCAAGTTGCACATGCACAGGATGAGACTCTAAGAGGTCAGCAGAAAACAGCAGCTGGAAGATTTAAGAACTTAGctgagcaagagggaggggatatggggatatatgtatagctgattcactttgttataaagcagaaacacaccattgtaaagcaattatactccaataaagatgttaaaaaaaaaaaagaacttagctGAAATTTTCTCAGATACAGAGTTGCTGGTGAGAGGGCTGGAATTCAAGCCCCCCAAAAGGTCAAGGAGGCTTGAGTGACAACGCAGGCTTTCAATTAAGAAGTCAGAAGGGCCTCATCCTCCAGGTTAAGGGTCATGCCCTAGGAGTAAGTGTAAAGCTGAAATGGATCAGCCTTAACAGTGCCTCAAACCAAGCCCTGACAGGATCAAGGTGATCTGCCAATGCTCTGCCTGCTAGAAGAAAACAGCTTTCTTTGGAGAATCATATCATCCAAAACCTCTATAATCTTTCAACAGTAATGTCCaacatccaataaaaaattatgaggtagggcttccctggtggcgcagtggttgagagtctgcctgccgatgcaggggacactggttcgtgccccggtccgggaggatcccacatgccgcggagcggctgggcccgtgagccatggccgctgagcctgcacgaaCGGAGCGtgtacaacgggagaggccacaacagtgaaaggtgcccgcgtaccacaaaaaaaacaaataaataaattatgaggtatgtgaaaaacagaaaaaaatgactaaaagcTAAGGAAAATAAAACGAAAGAGACCCAAAATAATTTGGATATTGGCattattcagaaaataattttttaaattactatgattaatatgttcaagaaaataagggaattccctggcattccagtggttagTACCCtgagcttccacttcagggggcccaggtttgatccctggtcaaggaactaagatcccacaagccacgcggcacagcccaaaaaatacaaaaaaaaaaaagaaaagaagaggaaaagacaaagaaataaaaaagatgggGAATTTAAACAATACtggaatctataaaaagaatcaaatggacaTTTTAGAACCAACAACATGATAGTCGAACTTAAAAAAGTCATTAGATGGATTTAATAGCAGTCTAGATACAGCAGAAGTAAGAAATAGCAAACTggttattagaaaaatattataatgaaaCACAATGAGAAAAGAAGTTTTAAGAAATCCAGAACAGAGCATAAGAGTTATTTGGTACATACTCACGTGGCCTAAGGGAAAAATTGAATAAGGTACAAGCAATGTTTGAAGAGATGATGGCctagaattttccaaaactaatGAAAGGCATAATAACTCACAATTTCAAGGAACTCAGTAAACCTCAGgtagaataaacacaaagaaacctATGCTGGGCATGTCACAGTGaaattgctgaaaaccaaagtcagagaaaaatctgaaaatctgcTAGAGAACAGTAGACACATTACCTTCAAAGGAGCAACATTAAGACTGACTGTGGATATCAGAACAATGGAATGacattattaaagaaagaaaaaaacttcctgCCAACTTATAACACTATcttcagcaaaaatatctttcaaaaatgaatataaagatgTTTTCAGACAAACTGAGTGAAATTCACTGCCATTAGACTTGTACTCTAAGAAACGGTAAAAATGCTTCAAGATGAAGGAAAATAATCCCAGGTAGAAGCATGGAACTACACGAAGGAACAAAGAACACTGGAAAGTATAAACATATTGATgtagaatatattttagaataaaagcacagtcttttattttaatttttttaaaagcacagtttTTTAGAAATTGTTTCATTCCTATTGTAGATagttgtagaaaacaaaatgggaaaattgtccttggggaaaaaaaattctaacgtaagaaagaaaaaggatgcaTATAAAcgctactacatataaaatagataaccaacaaggacctactgtatagcacagggaactacactcaatattttgtaataacctataagggaaaagaatatatatatataaatgaatcactgtgctgtacatctgaaactaacagaacactgtaaatcaactacacttcaataaaacttaaaaaaaaaaggatgctatATTTGGACTAGGGGCCATTTTAACATTCTTCAGGAATATTTAGGAGTATATACACATTCACTGACACAAATTTAACAAAGATTTATGGAATATCTGAGTAAGGGACTACTGATAAATGCTGGGGATATTAAGCATTAAGACAAAAGTCCTTGCTCCACAAAGAGTTCAGTCTAATGATAGCAGCAAACTAGTTTTTTCCCACATCCACTAAAGGCAAAAGCAGTGACCTCTTTTTATCTAAGGTAATACAACACAtacattgaatatatttatagtaCATGTTAGACTTATCTATATGCTGacccatacacatacacacacatacaatctgatccttatgaaacttaaaagctggGTAAGATTTGCATTCTCTATAATAcaactttacaaataaaaaacactgaggtcagagaggttaagcaacggTCTTATAACTAGAACAGAGCAGAACAGCATTGTCTTACAAGAAAAtgtggttttttcttcttttttttttttttggacgctctgcatgcaggatcttagttccctgaccaaggatcaaacccaaggccccctgcaggggaagtgcggagtcttaaccactgtaccaccagggagtCCCCGTTCTTTCTATTCCTGATACACCATGATGACTGGGATAACTGAcagacttcttttttgttttttctccagcCAAGTAGTATACTGCCACTAGAAGGCAGAAAATGCTGTGAATGTTCTAGTTAATCAAGGCTCTAACACATTTGGAAACTGCTTATATTCTTAATGAATCAGATGggcaattttttccttttcttttaaaaccaaGTCTTTTTCACCAAGGCCAGTAgatattattcaataaattagGGCAGTGCTGCTTTAGATACAATATTACATctattttgatttttggtttaTTAACCATTCATTAATTTATAGTAATGTGAACTGTTGAACATCACTTTCTTACTATTCATGTCCTTCATGAAGCCAGAAGCAGTACCATTGGTACTGGTGTGACTTTCCTATACACATGGCATGtaaaatttcttaatttgttcCCACATTTTACGTTCTATAAATGTAACTTGTATTTGAGTGTATCAGTGTCAAAATCTCAAATCATCAGTAGGAAAATGGCTATCCCTTAGCCATGGAACAAAATGGATTATTCTCCACAGACACAAGGGAGATTTATATTCTTATACTATCAAAGTAtgataaaaagaatcaaattccAGAACACAGTATGACTGTTCCTAAATATTTCTTTACCAATCTTGGTGATGGCTCAATCCTGACCTGGGTTCTTCTGGCTTATAAAAggagcttgggcttccctggtggtgcagtggttgggagtccgcctgccgatgcaggggacgcgggttcatgccccggtccggggggatcccacgtgccgcggagtggctgtgcccgtgggccgtggccgctgggcctgcgcatccggagcctattgctccgcggcgggagaggccgcagcggtgagaggcccacgtaccacaaaaaaaaaaaaaaggagcttaaGGCTTCCTTCTACTTGCATGCCTCCCTCAGAATGAGCCAAAATCAAAGCATTTGATTCATATCCAAGGAGAGGGACCGAGCCGACATGTAAGATTCTAGGGCTCTGAAGAGGCCACATCTTCTAGTAATCAAGATTCTTGGATATTTCTCTGTTCCTATCTTTTCTTTCCACTTGGCTGGAGGGACTGGAGCCAGGCCACTTCACAGTCTTGTTTTTAGAACTAGGGACTTGGGGCAAGGACTCTCTGTCTAGCTCTGGTACATATATTCCTATGTTGGGCTTTTCCTTGTCTAGGCTCTTGGAGTTGAGGAATGGAAGGACTGGAGTAAAAGTGAGCAGTTCTGCAGATCATTTTTGATTTGAGGCTATGTCGTCAGGGGACAGCGTAGGGGTACAATATATGGCCCAGGAAAGccaactctttttctttctttctttctttttttttttttttggctgcacagctcagcatgtgggatcttagttccccaaccagggatcaaatcctcgccccctgcagtggaagcacagagtcttaaccactggaccaccagggaagtccccaggagagCCAACTCTTATTACTCATAGAAAGAGGATACTAGTGTAAACGCTGATCATTCTTCAAGGACAGAATTCACCTTAAAATTCTACATGcctatgaaaaaaatcacagcattAAAACTCAAGATAAATAGTGCCTAAGTGTTTAGGAATTTAGGCATGCTAGTACAATTTCAGTTATTACTTAAATAGCTTCACCAAGTAAttaatttccattgtgatttacTATTATTCTAACAGAAACAAACTCCTAGCAGGCAAAATAGATaacttgcaaatatctttttctgaaaaatctaCCACTTTTATGTCTTCTTCCTACAATACTACCATACTTGGAATatattcttgaaaataatttgccttttataaatatattgattTACATTAACTTTAGTCAACTTCCTTTCACAGTGATTACACTGTATTTCTTatgagtttttaatcataagaCTTCAAGATTCTTAATCTGGGGGTTCAtttaggaaaattttattttttttaaatcctcattttatttgtcaagtatactttttttttttttttttttttgcggtacgcgggcctttcactgttgtggcctctcccgccgcggagcacaggctccggacgcgcaggcccagcggccatggctcacgggcccagccgctccgcggcatgtgggatcttcccggaccagggcacgaacccgtggccgctgcatcggcaggcggactcccaaccactgtgccaccagggaagcccaagtatacactttttaatttttcgTTTTTTCCTCAGTATATATTATCTTTCTACTAAAAAGGTTAAAGTTAAGTCTGTCATGAAATGAAAACACTGGAAGGTATCTAATAAACCCAAGTTAAAATAACAATACATGACAAACAGAGAAGAGCATATCCTTCTacaaaagttgtttcttttatgtatattaaataaaatgattctgGTGGCCTGTTTTTGAAAACTCTTTAATTTTGTACTCACTCTTTAAGGCTATCAGACCGCCGCCTATTTCTTCCCCATGAAGAACTCCTACTTCGAGTTCTCCTTTGGCTGGGGCTTCTTGATCTCCTGTGATCACTTGGAGAACAAGGGTGAcgttcttttgatttcatttggcCTGGTGCTAGAATATGAAGTTCAAGATTTATAATTCATTACCTGAAAACCTCAATAAATAACCACTCAATAAATAAACTACTCGAATAGTATTTTcggaaagaattttaaattaaaaaaatcagtcattGCTGAAATTCATTCTGCTAAATAAACAAGATCCACTATTTAGTCACACTTACTTTTGCGATCACCTTGTGCAAACTGTATTTCAATCTGACGGCCACATACCCACTTTCTATTGAGGTTATAAAGAGCATCTTCAGCATCACGAACATCTTCAAATATGACTAGCTGTTAAGGACACTTTGAACATCagatatcaaataaaaatattatttttaaagaattatttacaTGTGACATGAAATTATTAGGAAAACAAGCTCAAGTTATTAAGCTCACATCTCTAATATAATatgaataatcagaaaaaagtCACTTATTATCAAAACAAATGCCCCATTATGATTCAGAAGagtgaatctaaaaataaaaacagaaacaaatctctatatttttaatgtatacatcAGTGTAGCTGTAGTATGCATGTATAATTAGAAACATGTTATGAGAAAAAGATAAGTCCAACATTGGCTAGTATTATCAAATAAACTGTTTAGGACTCACTCCCTTCTGTTAGGTAAAAGATTTATCAggtttttcactgaaaaaaaatcagcatgcAGAAATctttattctgaaattaaaattactctttcattaaaaggctttttaaattaatttaggaGAAATTACTTATAAACAAAAGTGCACACATATAAGTGAGCTAAAACATATATTCAAAACTgatttggttctttaaaaatgatatttaactTTGAACCTACTGCTTTAAAATacctttatgtttttattgtttgggATATGATTATAAAAGATATAAACAATCTGCAAATATCTGGAATTACATATATTGATTCCTAATACCCCACTAAACTcccttatatatataaattatatattaaacctaaataaatggaaacaaattaTATAAAACGACTAAATAGTTGTATTTCAGGAGGTTGTTGCTggattaacttttttaaaaatagaaaacagaaaaagctcAAGTAATGCAATACAAAATGAGACTTTGGCAATTACCTCAATGTCACTTGATCTTGAACCTTGACCTTTATTCTTTAGGGCTTGCAAGATGGACTTTATAAGAGACGCAGAACCAACAACATCAGACTTGGCTTTGATTCTGGAACTCTGAGTAAATGTAGGAAAGCCGAAGTCTCAACCTGGTGTTGGCTTTGTCTTTTGCTTGATAAAGACTTCCCCTCTTCCAGGTCTTTATATCTGTGTCCACCCTCCCTCTTTACTCCTTGATGCTTGAACTTTAGGTGCCTTTTGTCTCGCCTGCTCGGTTTATGCTTGGATTCTAGCTAACAGGTTGGTTCAAACTGAGGGGCGCTTGCCAGCTACTGTGGACTGCTTTAGATTTTCtgagataaagaaa harbors:
- the SRSF12 gene encoding serine/arginine-rich splicing factor 12 isoform X1; protein product: MKSKERHPCSPSDHRRSRSPSQRRTRSRSSSWGRNRRRSDSLKESRHRRFSYSQSKSRSKSLPRRSTSARQSRTPRRNSGSRGRSRSKSLQKRSKSIGKSQSSSPQKQTSSGTKSRSHGRHSDSIARSPCKSPKGYTNSETKAQTAKHSHFRSHSRSRSYRHKNSW
- the SRSF12 gene encoding serine/arginine-rich splicing factor 12 isoform X2; its protein translation is MSRYTRPPNTSLFVRNVADATRPEDLRREFGRYGPIVDVYIPLDFYTRRPRGFAYVQYPLFYFIFEDVRDAEDALYNLNRKWVCGRQIEIQFAQGDRKTPGQMKSKERHPCSPSDHRRSRSPSQRRTRSRSSSWGRNRRRSDSLKESRHRRFSYSQSKSRSKSLPRRSTSARQSRTPRRNSGSRGRSRSKSLQKRSKSIGKSQSSSPQKQTSSGTKSRSHGRHSDSIARSPCKSPKGYTNSETKAQTAKHSHFRSHSRSRSYRHKNSW